The following nucleotide sequence is from Longimicrobium sp..
CGACCAACCTGACGCCCGAGCAGGTGCACGAGATCGGGCTGGCGGAGGTGGCGCGCATCCATCGCGAGATGGAAACGGTGATGCGGCAGGTGGGGTGGACGCGCGACCTGAAGTCGTTCATGCAGCACATGCAGATGGCGCCGCAGTTCCGCTACTCCTCGCGCGAGGAGATGCTGGCCGACTACCGGGCCGCCCAGGCGCGCATCGACGCATCCACCGACCGGCTGTTCGACGTGAAGCCGCGCGCGAACTACGAGATCCGCCCCGTGGAGCCGTTCCGCGAGCGCAGCTTCTCGGGCGGATCGTACACGGCGGCCAGCCCGGACGGCTCGCGCCCCGGCGTGTTCCATCTGAACACCTACGATCCGGGCTCGCGGCCGCGGTACGGAATGGAGTCGCTGCTGATCCACGAGGGCTCGCCCGGGCACCACTTCCAGATCTCCATCCAGCGCGAGCTGGAGCACCTGCCGCGCATCCGGCGCTTCGGCGGGTTCACGGCGTATTCGGAGGGCTGGGGATTGTACGCGGAGACGCTGGGGCGCGACCTGGGGCTGTACCAGGACCCCTACCAATACTTCGGATACCTGTCGTCGGAGCTGTGGCGCGCCATCCGGCTGGTGCTGGACACGGGCATCCACGCGAAGGGGTGGACGCACGAGCAGGCGATTGCGTACGCGCAGCAGAACTCGGCGAACAGCCTGACGAGCACCCAGGCCGAGGTGGAGCGGTTCAGCGCCATTCCCGGGCAGGGGCTGGCGTACAAGATCGGCCAGATGAAGATCACGGAACTGCGGGAGCGCGCCCGCGCGGCGCTGGGCCCGCGCTTCGACATCAAGGCCTTCCACCGCGCGGTGCTGGAGAGCGGCGCCCTGCCCCTGGACGTGCTCGACGCCAAGATCGACCGCTGGATCGCCGCCCAGCAACGAGGGTGAGCGGAGTCTCTAAGCGTTGCTCAGCCGCACTCGGATTTGGCCCGAGTGACCCACTTCAAGGTCGGCAGCCGCGTTACACCGGCGCGGCTGCCAATTACCGTGTCGTGATGAGAAGCACCGGCCAAGTGCTGCCGATCCCGTCTAAGCCCGCTCTGGCGCCGGCTCCGCTGAGGCCACCCGGAACCTGACCGCACGCGGCACTGCGCAGCGACGGAGGGATCCGCCACACACCCGCCGGAGCACATCCGCAGCCTAGCTTCCCCCGGGCCCGCCGTACCGCTGGACGATCTCCTGGCACGCCTTGAGCGCCGGACCGCGTGCCCACGCCTCCGCCTCCGCGATCTCGTCGTCCTTCCTGGCCAGCGCCGAGGGCGCCCAGTACGCGCGTTCCGGGCCGATCGGCAGGTGGTCCGTTTCTGAGAGGATGGCGGAGAATGCCGCACTAACCCGGTCGTCGTCGCGCAAACCGAGCTGAAACAGCAGCTTTGACATCCGTTGCGCGTTCGGCAGGATGGGCTCGCGGCCCTGCAGCATCGACGTGGCGAGTGCCGACACTTGGCGCTCGAGCTTTTTCCTGAGGTCGGGATTCGGCCAGGTCACTCGCGTACTCCCACGTATGTGCAGACGCGCCGCTAGCCCGACACCTGCGCGTTGCTCCGCGCTCCGCGCAGTTGCCGCCGCCGCGCGTGAACGCGCAATGCCACCGCCGCCAGCGCGAACCCAGCGACGGGCGCGTAGAAGAGCAAGTCGGGCGCGTTCCACGCGAGCGCCGCCGCGCCACCGAGTACGGTGCCGAGCGTGGTCCCGCCCACCGCCCGGCCCAGCGGCACGTCGCGCATCAGCATCCACGCCCCAAGTGGTCCAAGGAGCATGCCGAAAACGGCACCAAAGGCAGCGCCGAAAAGCAGGATCTCCGGGACCAGCAGCGTTCGCCAGCCGTCCGACAGGAATCCGAGCAGGAACATCAACACCGCGCCCGCCACTCCCCCGAAGAGGAAACCCGCCAACATCAGCCCCGCCGTCACCTGCACAAATCGTTGCGCTCGCATGTTCTCGCCTCCTCGCCAACAATTACTTTGTTATACAAAGTAATTTATAACGCGAGGATCGTCTGCGCAAGCTGCCGTTCCGCTCGGCCGCGGACCGCCGCACAGGTCAGGGCCGCATATGAGTCCGCACGTATTCAATCGCGTCGGCGACGGTTACCAAGCTCTCGAAATCTTCTTCGGAGACCACGATCCCG
It contains:
- a CDS encoding DUF885 domain-containing protein, with product MKTRSTLMMACVLAAGCAPPQTAPAATPVVAPAVARDANQALDQLAEAFFEATLPLSPTSATVIGDARYNDRYTAGFVPETRAAFRALGAEYEARLRAIDRAALDEDHQLTYEVLRWNLENVRASEQFPSHLMPLNQFFNFTASFAQMGAGTGLHPFKTVKDYDDFLSRIQDFERVVDASIANMREGIATGVVQPRILMERALPQLSAHVVADPAQSLFWGPITSMPATFSAADRERLTAAYTQAIRERIVPTFRRLHDFVRDEYLPRTRTTVGLSALPNGRAWYEHMVRTSTTTNLTPEQVHEIGLAEVARIHREMETVMRQVGWTRDLKSFMQHMQMAPQFRYSSREEMLADYRAAQARIDASTDRLFDVKPRANYEIRPVEPFRERSFSGGSYTAASPDGSRPGVFHLNTYDPGSRPRYGMESLLIHEGSPGHHFQISIQRELEHLPRIRRFGGFTAYSEGWGLYAETLGRDLGLYQDPYQYFGYLSSELWRAIRLVLDTGIHAKGWTHEQAIAYAQQNSANSLTSTQAEVERFSAIPGQGLAYKIGQMKITELRERARAALGPRFDIKAFHRAVLESGALPLDVLDAKIDRWIAAQQRG